The Hemicordylus capensis ecotype Gifberg chromosome 6, rHemCap1.1.pri, whole genome shotgun sequence genome window below encodes:
- the LOC128331155 gene encoding olfactory receptor 1G1-like → MENQTTVTYFVLLGFSHKPPIQMFLFFTFSLIYLLTLLGNMMIMIVIRSNRNLHSPMYFFLSHLSFLDICFSSVTVPKLLTNFYGSKRISYSGCIAQVFFIFLIGTTEAFILAAMAFDRYTAICKPMHYVQIMNSVFCRLLVGSAWAICSLHAMINTLSLLNLVFCGPNIIKHFSCELPSLLALSCMETFLNRITLFITCSTVAALSCTVILASYIQIISTVLKMHSAAAKRKTFSTCSSHFIVVILFFGTASFRYMSPTSTYSAIVDEFFSIQYSISTPMLNPIIYSLKTKEVKEAIKKLIGYKSLMSDVM, encoded by the coding sequence ATGGAAAACCAAACCACAGTGACATATTTTGTTCTTTTGGGATTTTCACACAAACCACCAATCCAGATgttcctcttcttcaccttttccttaATATATTTGCTAACGCTGCTGGGTAATATGATGATTATGATTGTGATAAGAAGCAACAGAAACCTCCACAgccccatgtacttcttcctgaGCCATTTATCTTTTCTTGATATCTGCTTTTCTTCAGTCACGGTGCCTAAGCTGCTCACAAATTTCTATGGAAGCAAGAGAATTTCATACAGTGGCTGCATTGCCCAGGTGTTCTTCATCTTTCTGATAGGAACCACTGAAGCTTTCATTCTTGCAGCCATGGCTTTTGACCGATACACAGCCATATGCAAGCCCATGCATTATGTGCAAATCATGAACAGTGTATTTTGTAGATTGCTGGTGGGAAGTGCATGGGCAATATGTTCCCTACATGCAATGATAAATACATTATCCCTCCTGAACCTAGTGTTCTGTGGCCCAAACATCATCAAACATTTTAGCTGTGAACTCCCATCTCTGCTTGCCTTATCTTGCATGGAGACTTTCCTCAACAGGATTACCCTTTTTATTACTTGTAGTACTGTAGCAGCTTTATCATGCACTGTTATTCTGGCATCCTATATCCAAATCATCTCTACAGTCCTGAAGATGCATTCAGCAGCAGCTAAACGGAAAACCTTCTCCACCTGCAGTTCCCACTTCATTGTTGTGATACTATTTTTTGGCACTGCCTCCTTTAGGTATATGAGTCCAACCTCGACCTACTCAGCCATTGTGGATGAATTCTTTTCCATCCAATACAGCATTTCAACCCCAATGTTAAACCCCATTATTTACAGCCTAAAAACCAAGGAGGTGAAGGAAGCCATCAAGAAACTAATTGGGTACAAGTCACTGATGTCTGACGTTATGTAA